ttataagggATATTCAAAGTGACTTTACTAAGAACAAGATGGCTCATTTACCGTGCATATGCCGAGTTCCAGTAATCCTACTATGGTCGTGATAATGTTACACCTCTATTAATTCGATCGGATTTCAAAAAAGTATCACCGATTATAGTAACTATAATCGGTGATActtttttgttgttgatatgAGTAGACAGAATGATAATGCGAAAATTTCGACTATCGACCTTAGAATTGAGATTGAGACCGAAGAAGCGTTTCCAGCATCTACTTCAGCATATTGTTTAATCTTACACGatcaaattataacttataaattataagtgaaataaaatgtatgtgaaataaaaaagacatgttattatattatatatgtaattatatattataagttataatccatTTAATGGTGAAGTAAGaacattgtaaatattgattgtaaaacttaatattatttgaaaacatatataatataataacatgtcttttttatttcacatacatTGTTAATTCATTACAACTATTTAAAAGAGTTTACTCTTTTTTATTCTGTGCAATGGCTTTGGGAACGTAGCATACGTTGATTGATGATGGAGAGGTGTGGGTTGCGTTTTGAAAAAGTCAGGACCATCGTTTACATCAAATGATTGTAGTATATCCTGAATTGAATCAtatgactgaaaaaaaaagtatatattatgtataacaattatatatttattattattttataaattacctttgCTTTGAAAATATCCTCCTCCTCATTTTGTGTATCAGATGTATTATCTGTCTTGATGTTTGGTGGTGAGGTTGGTGAAATAATTTCTACATTTCcatcaaataactaaaataatcgatacattaattattttttcatatgcggtataaatatattttttaacttacctCTGGTGACATATTTTCCCTATTCCATCGTTGTATTGAATGTTCTGCTAATTGTGTAAATGCTAGCATTTTGAGTTGACTGATGAAATTAATATCAAGTTTTTGACTGCTTGTAATAAGATGATCAtcacctatatttttaataaatataataatttcttcacTCATTCTTGGCGATGATTTCACTTTGATAAGTTCTCTATCGAGATATTcggtaaatatttcaaattgatttaAGATGATTGGTTGCATGATAGTAGATTTTCGTATAATCGTTTCAAAAATACACCATTCTAGGTATTGAAGTCGTACGAGTTCTGTATGATTTAAAAGAATTTGACATCCAACGTGTATCTTAGActctataattaatttgttttcaccACTATACATCAtgctagataattttaaatgctcTGTCTCtagaaatatgattattttatattttcctgttTGTTCTAACATAAATGAtaagatattagtatattacccaTCAGTGAAAATATCTGCTTTAGAAACTcagttgaaatattaatataacgtgATGGTGTTATTTTATGTACTATTACTCTAAACATATTACTCGGATCGACCCCAATATGTATAAACTTACGTTTCACGAAGTTGAAGGTATAGTTAGTAGAATCGATTCTGATGGATGAGCTCTGAAGGCGGTGTTGATGGTATATATGTAAAGGTTTTCTTGTATATAGCTGCATTATCCACGATTGAACCGCCCATGTTTAGAAACacgtataaattttaatttatttgaatagtgtaaaaattattttaagcatGGAGCAAAACGACTTGATGGTTCAGTGTTTGTATCACTATTCACTACTGACGATATTGTAGACCACACTATGCTTTATTTTTCCCCGAAATATTGTGATGATAGAGGGTTAATGGGATTGTTTACTACATGACAATCATTAAATAGCAATTATAAGTTGTATACTTTCACAtttcataatatcatttaaCTGATAGTTAaggatattattaattcttatgtaatattttaatcatacgtATCaaacgtttgtatattatttaaataattaattaattagatatgtaggtatgtatgtgATAGACATGGATGAGAGGGGAGAGCACGGCCAGGCACGTTCGTGATAGTATAGAGCTATAGGATAGGCGGAGTATGCAGGGATGTGAGTGATATACATTGATGGTAAGGGATGGGCACGGCCTGGCATGTAAGTGATAGATAAGGATAAGAGGGGGAGGGGTAAGGCCGTGCACGTACGTGATAGACGTGGATGGGAGGGGGGGCAAGGCCGGGCACGTTCGTAATAGCATAGATCGAATCATAGGCTGGGCGGGGTAATGGGGTTTATGAGATTTGCGGGGGGTACAGAACATACCAAAACACTCTACTCATTGAATTTGTTGTTGTCtttgtctttattttattaagcaaGCACTCGCAATGGGTACGgtattgttatcaataaaaacaaatcgttacatgagaaacgtataattagattttaatttacacCGTAATTCATTCCTCGACAACAATATACTAAGTATTAGACTTCGTTGTTATTTTCATCTACATACTCTTCGCTAGATTCGGATACTATAGGTTTTCCtggttttacttttttgtttttattttgtccttTATTCTTGAAGTTCTTAAATTTTCCCCATAAGAATCGTACAGGCcaaaatatcgattttataggcttaataatgaatttatgacGTAGGCTTGTTGATTTTTTTGGTATCTTCGCGGTATCTTCGTCCGGGTTTATTCCTACTTCCTGTTGGTAAGaaaacaactttaaaaatatttaaaccgggaaaatataaaatgtaaaatgtatagacaaatatatctaatatcgttataatgttatgctatgcaaaattaatattttaatttatataattatatgtcatattttatattttaaacctaaaaatacaatatgactTGTATTATTTAACACCGAGGAAGAGGAGGCGAAGACAAAAAGTGTAGCTATGTGTACAATTAGTCAATAAaccaaatagattttaaaatttgtaacacAATAACTCGTACCTCcgataaatttgaatatttacaacaatatattatacctattaataatcgTAACTATGTActtgcaataaataaataaaaatcaacaataattgtaaCTATGTACAGATTACTAatggcaaggctgggcaagttaacgattttttttaactcgttaagttaagttattttaaaataattaagttaagttaagttaaaagttactcgtattttttttcgttaactcgttaagttaaaagttaaatttaaaaaaaagtaacttaacttagtgttaagttaaaatttggtaatttgcaaaaataaaaattccagacacataatatggtttgttggatagtttttctggtatatttctactttacgggacacctttatttattttttttttttgatacttatgtagttaagtacgctgaagac
This portion of the Acyrthosiphon pisum isolate AL4f chromosome A1, pea_aphid_22Mar2018_4r6ur, whole genome shotgun sequence genome encodes:
- the LOC100570428 gene encoding uncharacterized protein LOC100570428 isoform X1, whose amino-acid sequence is MLEQTGKYKIIIFLETEHLKLSSMMYSGENKLIIESKIHVGCQILLNHTELVRLQYLEWCIFETIIRKSTIMQPIILNQFEIFTEYLDRELIKVKSSPRMSEEIIIFIKNIGDDHLITSSQKLDINFISQLKMLAFTQLAEHSIQRWNRENMSPELFDGNVEIISPTSPPNIKTDNTSDTQNEEEDIFKAKSYDSIQDILQSFDVNDGPDFFKTQPTPLHHQSTYATFPKPLHRIKKICYASIEIDEHRRTVLEIHGEHKNHFQLTDLEIEKHEVSPNKNYKLIGDLTRFI
- the LOC100169619 gene encoding uncharacterized protein LOC100169619 isoform X2, which codes for MFRFSSTAFFLFITCPETNPKDPAVTKPGVKSKGPAKSKSATTTTESTEVGINPDEDTAKIPKKSTSLRHKFIIKPIKSIFWPVRFLWGKFKNFKNKGQNKNKKVKPGKPIVSESSEEYVDENNNEV
- the LOC100570428 gene encoding uncharacterized protein LOC100570428 isoform X2, with the translated sequence MQLYTRKPLHIYHQHRLQSSSIRIDSTNYTFNFVKRDDHLITSSQKLDINFISQLKMLAFTQLAEHSIQRWNRENMSPELFDGNVEIISPTSPPNIKTDNTSDTQNEEEDIFKAKSYDSIQDILQSFDVNDGPDFFKTQPTPLHHQSTYATFPKPLHRIKKICYASIEIDEHRRTVLEIHGEHKNHFQLTDLEIEKHEVSPNKNYKLIGDLTRFI
- the LOC100169619 gene encoding uncharacterized protein LOC100169619 isoform X1, with protein sequence MIFKRILITMIVIISLIQFITCPETNPKDPAVTKPGVKSKGPAKSKSATTTTESTEVGINPDEDTAKIPKKSTSLRHKFIIKPIKSIFWPVRFLWGKFKNFKNKGQNKNKKVKPGKPIVSESSEEYVDENNNEV